A window from Hoeflea sp. IMCC20628 encodes these proteins:
- the thiB gene encoding thiamine ABC transporter substrate binding subunit, translated as MRISRYLPVALAAILPFLPNAAASADKTLTIYTYDSFTSEWGPGPKIEAAFEANCDCDLKWVGVADGVALLNRLKLEGKNAEAGIVLGLDTNLVTEAKATGLFEAHGLDTDAVSVPGGYSDDVFIPYDYGHFAVIYDTETISNPPKSLNDLVEGDPKQKIVIQDPRTSTPGLGLLLWMKSVYGDDAAAAWEKLGKRVLTVTPGWSESYGLFTSGEAPMVLSYTTSPAYHMVAEETDRYQAAEFAEGHYLQIEVAGLLANAPDKDLARQFLSFMMTPAFQNEIPTNNWMMPAAPVSMDLPEAFSKLVSPEKTFLYSSDEVAENRAAWIEEWLGAMSR; from the coding sequence ATGCGCATATCTCGTTATCTTCCCGTTGCCCTGGCAGCCATTCTCCCCTTTTTACCCAATGCTGCAGCCAGTGCCGACAAGACACTGACCATCTACACCTATGACAGCTTCACCTCCGAATGGGGCCCCGGCCCCAAGATCGAAGCGGCGTTTGAAGCCAATTGTGATTGCGATCTCAAATGGGTCGGCGTCGCCGATGGCGTTGCACTTTTAAACCGCCTCAAGCTCGAGGGCAAAAACGCCGAAGCCGGCATCGTGCTTGGCCTCGACACCAATCTGGTCACTGAAGCCAAGGCCACTGGCCTGTTCGAGGCCCATGGCCTAGACACGGACGCCGTCTCGGTTCCCGGCGGCTATAGCGATGACGTGTTCATACCCTATGATTACGGCCATTTCGCCGTGATCTACGACACCGAGACAATCAGCAATCCGCCAAAAAGCCTCAATGATCTGGTTGAGGGCGATCCCAAACAAAAGATCGTCATTCAGGACCCACGCACCTCGACCCCTGGTCTGGGGCTGCTGTTGTGGATGAAATCCGTCTATGGCGATGATGCCGCGGCAGCCTGGGAGAAGCTGGGCAAGCGGGTTCTGACCGTCACCCCGGGCTGGTCGGAATCCTATGGCCTGTTCACCTCGGGCGAAGCGCCAATGGTTCTGTCCTACACAACATCTCCGGCCTATCACATGGTGGCTGAGGAGACAGACCGCTATCAGGCCGCCGAATTTGCCGAAGGCCATTATCTGCAAATCGAGGTCGCTGGCTTGCTGGCCAATGCGCCTGACAAGGATCTGGCACGCCAATTCTTGAGTTTCATGATGACGCCGGCCTTCCAGAACGAGATCCCGACCAACAACTGGATGATGCCGGCAGCCCCCGTCAGCATGGATCTGCCGGAGGCGTTCTCGAAGCTGGTCTCGCCTGAAAAGACATTCCTCTACAGCTCCGACGAAGTGGCTGAAAATCGCGCCGCCTGGATCGAGGAATGGCTCGGCGCCATGAGCCGGTGA
- a CDS encoding ABC-F family ATP-binding cassette domain-containing protein: MAPPILKLDDIALSFGGAPLLDGVQMQVEPGDRICLVGRNGSGKSTLLKIAAGQVEPQSGEIFRHPSSTIRYLPQAPDFEGFTTVQAYAEAGLGPNDDVHRVNYLLEHLGLDGEADPQTLSGGEARRAALARVLAPEPDILLLDEPTNHLDLPTIEWLEEELSRSRGALLVISHDRRFLERVSRATMWLDRGKSLRLDRGFEHFEAWRDQTLEAEEIEQHKLGRQIEREEHWLRYGVTARRKRNMRRLSELNTMRADHRSHKGAQGRINAQVAEGRDSGKLVIEAEGISKTYGDTPVVRDFSMRINRGDCIGIVGPNGAGKTTLLKMLIGELETDTGFVRHGSKLDIAVLDQRREVLNPEETLAHYLTDGRGDSLIINGEAKHVTGYMKDFLFQPEQARTPIRNLSGGEKARLVLARILSQPSNLLILDEPTNDLDMETLDLLQEVVTSYPGTVILVSHDRDFLDRTVTSTLAPANPKDPDGRWIAYAGGYSDMLTQRSAEAREKKARSAQEAANRPASAPKSQPANKVSAAKLSFKQKFALETLPVKIEEAQAKLAEIEAEMADPAMFAKNPDGFAARAKAHDALKAEIAKMEGEWLELEMLREGIEGS, encoded by the coding sequence ATGGCGCCTCCCATTCTGAAACTTGACGATATCGCACTCTCCTTTGGTGGAGCGCCGCTGCTTGACGGCGTCCAGATGCAGGTTGAACCGGGAGACAGGATCTGTCTTGTCGGCCGCAATGGCTCGGGCAAATCGACCTTGCTGAAGATTGCCGCTGGCCAGGTCGAGCCGCAATCGGGCGAGATCTTCCGGCATCCGTCCTCGACCATCCGCTATCTGCCGCAGGCGCCGGATTTCGAGGGTTTTACCACCGTTCAGGCCTATGCCGAGGCAGGACTTGGTCCCAATGACGATGTGCACCGGGTCAATTACCTGCTCGAGCATCTCGGTCTTGATGGCGAAGCCGATCCGCAGACATTGTCGGGCGGCGAGGCGCGGCGCGCCGCGCTGGCACGTGTGCTGGCGCCGGAGCCCGACATTCTGCTTCTTGATGAGCCGACCAACCATCTTGACCTGCCGACGATCGAATGGCTGGAAGAAGAACTGTCACGCAGCCGCGGCGCGCTTCTGGTGATCTCGCATGACCGGCGGTTTCTCGAGCGGGTCAGCCGGGCGACGATGTGGCTGGACCGGGGGAAATCGCTGAGGCTCGACCGCGGGTTCGAGCATTTCGAGGCATGGCGCGACCAGACGCTGGAAGCCGAAGAGATCGAGCAGCACAAGCTTGGACGGCAGATCGAGCGGGAAGAACACTGGCTGCGCTATGGCGTCACGGCGCGCCGCAAGCGCAATATGCGGCGGCTGTCCGAGCTCAATACCATGCGCGCCGATCACCGCAGCCACAAGGGTGCGCAAGGCCGGATCAATGCCCAGGTTGCCGAAGGCCGCGATTCGGGCAAGCTGGTGATCGAGGCCGAAGGGATCAGCAAGACCTATGGCGACACGCCGGTGGTGCGCGACTTCTCGATGCGCATCAACCGCGGCGACTGCATCGGCATCGTCGGCCCCAACGGCGCCGGCAAGACCACGCTGCTGAAAATGCTGATCGGCGAGCTGGAGACTGACACCGGCTTTGTGCGGCACGGGTCAAAACTCGACATAGCCGTGCTCGACCAGCGCCGCGAAGTGCTTAACCCGGAGGAAACGCTGGCGCATTACCTCACCGATGGTCGCGGCGACAGCCTGATCATTAATGGCGAGGCCAAGCATGTCACCGGCTACATGAAGGATTTCCTGTTCCAGCCGGAACAGGCGCGAACGCCGATACGCAACCTCTCGGGCGGTGAAAAGGCCCGGCTGGTGCTGGCCCGCATCCTGTCGCAGCCGTCCAATCTACTGATTCTTGATGAGCCGACGAACGACCTCGACATGGAGACGCTGGACCTGTTGCAGGAAGTCGTGACGTCCTATCCCGGTACAGTGATCCTGGTCAGCCATGACCGCGATTTCCTCGACCGCACTGTCACCTCGACACTGGCGCCGGCCAATCCCAAGGATCCCGATGGGCGCTGGATTGCCTATGCCGGAGGCTATTCCGACATGTTGACCCAGCGCAGTGCAGAGGCGCGCGAGAAGAAGGCACGATCAGCCCAGGAAGCGGCAAACCGTCCGGCATCGGCTCCGAAGTCGCAGCCAGCCAACAAGGTTTCCGCAGCCAAGCTCTCCTTCAAGCAGAAATTCGCGCTGGAAACGCTGCCGGTGAAGATCGAGGAAGCGCAAGCCAAGCTGGCGGAAATCGAGGCGGAGATGGCCGATCCGGCGATGTTTGCGAAAAACCCCGACGGCTTCGCCGCCCGCGCCAAGGCCCATGACGCACTCAAGGCCGAGATTGCGAAGATGGAAGGCGAATGGCTGGAGCTCGAGATGCTGCGCGAGGGCATCGAGGGCAGCTGA
- a CDS encoding thiamine diphosphokinase: protein MTSIPTFAILLGGALEIDDRVRALIKDARAIAADGGMAHARALGITPELWVGDFDSTSPELTEAFAATPRLPFPAEKNFTDGELAIEQAIERGARRLVLVGAFGGERTDHALSHLLQAVTLAERGLDVVLTSGIEEAVPLLPGSLDFDLPAGSLFSVIAFTALSGLSLTGVKYPLDAADIAFGASRTISNVAEGRMTVSLLSGRALVVARPHDFSGA, encoded by the coding sequence ATGACATCTATTCCAACATTTGCAATCCTGCTTGGCGGGGCGCTCGAAATTGATGACCGCGTCCGCGCGCTGATCAAGGACGCGCGCGCCATCGCAGCTGATGGCGGCATGGCGCATGCCCGGGCGTTGGGGATCACGCCCGAATTGTGGGTCGGCGATTTCGATTCCACTTCGCCCGAGCTGACGGAGGCCTTTGCCGCCACGCCGCGGTTGCCGTTCCCTGCGGAGAAGAATTTCACCGATGGTGAACTTGCCATTGAGCAGGCGATCGAGCGCGGGGCCCGACGGCTGGTGCTGGTCGGCGCTTTTGGCGGTGAGCGCACCGACCATGCGCTGTCTCATTTGCTGCAGGCCGTCACGCTTGCCGAGCGTGGTCTGGATGTGGTGCTGACCTCCGGCATTGAAGAAGCGGTGCCGCTTCTGCCGGGCTCGCTCGACTTCGATCTGCCGGCCGGATCGCTGTTTTCGGTGATCGCGTTCACGGCGCTCAGCGGGCTCAGCCTGACCGGTGTCAAATATCCGCTTGATGCCGCCGACATTGCGTTCGGCGCGTCACGCACCATTTCGAATGTGGCTGAGGGTCGAATGACCGTCAGCCTCCTCTCTGGGCGCGCGCTTGTCGTCGCCCGTCCTCATGATTTTTCCGGAGCCTGA